CAGTGGAAGATCCCTTTTGCCACTCAAAAAGTCGGCCGACACACACTGTCAGAAAGGGTGGACGCGCATGGCGAACTACAACCTGTACAAAGTAGGGAAGTGGTTGTCTCAGCACCTTTCTCAGGGATCATCCTGAGCAGCACCAATCAGAGTCTGCCGGTTGAAGGTCAGAACATTCGGAAAGGCACATCGCTGGTTCAGCTGAATCCAGCTATTCAATCCGCCGATGGAGAGAACTATGCTCAGCAGTTTATCAATGCACAATCACAATTGTCTTTGGCCAAAAAGAACCTGGAACGGTCAAAGCGATTATATGAAAAAGAAGCGATCCCGGAAGTGGAACTGGAAAGAGCACGAATCGAATACCGTCAGGCACTCACGCAATTTCAGACAATCAACGAGATCGCTCAAATTGATACTGCAACGGTAGATACTTATGGCGACTCAGAATCCTCTTATCGCTTTGAAATGAAAGCACCGATATCCGGAACCGTAGTGGAATCCTATGTGCAACCCGGAAAGCAGGTGAAAGCCGGAGAGCCCCTCTTAAAAATCGTCGATATGAGCAAAATGTGGTTGAGTGTTCACGTTCCCGCAGCTAAGCGAATAGCCATTCAAAATCCCGGCGCGGCTGTTTTTTACGTGCAGGGTAATGAGAGAATGTACGAAATGAACGAAGTGAACGGACGCCTGCTGAGTGCCGGAAAACAGGTAGATCCTGAAACACGAACACTTTCGCTGATCTATGAAATTGATAATCCAGAAGGTTTGCACAGCGGACTCTTTGTGACCGCAGAGATCGACACCGATCAAAAAGAAAACGTGATCGCCATTCCTGAATCAGCCCTTATTGAAGAGGAAGGTAATTTTGTGGTGTATGTGCATGTGGCCGGAGAATCCTTCGAAAAAAGAGCGATAACCACGGGCATTAGAAACCGCGGCTGGGTGGAAGTGACTTCCGGCCTGGAAGAAGGCGAGCATGTGGTTATGACCAATGCGTACCAGGTAAAATTAGCTTCGTTGTCATCTGAAGCACCTTCGCACGGACACTCTCATTAATCATCAGGAAAGGAAATAAATTATGTTAGATGCAATAATCAGAGGATCGTTAAGGTACCGGCTGGTCGTGTTGGTGAGTTCGGTGGTCATATTGGCGGCCGGAATTTATATCGTGGACCGCATGCCTGTGGATGTATTCCCCGATCTCACGGCACCCACCGTAACGGTAATGACCGAAGCGCACGGGATGGCACCTGAAGAGGTAGAACGACTGGTAACCATTCCGGTCGAGACCTCCGTAAATGGAGCGACGGGAGTGCGACGGGTTCGCTCGTCCACTTCAAAAGGCATATCCATTGTATGGGTGGAATTCGACTGGGGCACCGATATTTTCAGGGCTCGGCAAATTGTGAATGAGAAATTACAGCTGGTAGCGACCGGCCTGCCCGAAGAAGTCCCGCCGCCCATTATGGCGCCGATCTCATCCATCATGGGAGAGATCATGCTGGTGAGTGTGAACAGCGATGAACATTCCGAACTCGAAGTACGAACAGCCGCCGACTGGGAAATTCGGCGACGCTTGTTGGCTATCCCCGGAGTCGCCCAAGTTATTCCCATTGGAGGTGGCCAGAAACAATATCAGGTACGGGTTAGCCCTGATAAGCTGAAGCAGTATAATATCACCCTGCATCAGGTTTTACAGGCTGCCGAACAGGCTAATGAAAACTTCTCCGGCGGTTTCTTTAGGGAATACAGTCAGGAGTATACCATTCGTGGTATAGGCCGGGCGTACTCGGTAGAAGATCTGGAGCAGTCCGTGATCACCCAGCGAAATAATATTCCAATCACGATAGGAGATGTGGCTAATGTCGAGATCGCAGCTGCTCAAAAGATCGGGGATGCCTCAGTGGATGCCGAACCGGCGGTAATTATCTCCATCCAAAAACAACCCGGTGCTAATACACTGGAACTAACATCCCGCGTAGATGAAACGCTGGCCCAGATTGAATCCAGTCTCCCCGACGGCTTTGAGATCAATACACACCTGTTTAGGCAGGCCGAGTTTATTGAACTGGCTATCGATAACGTCATCGAAGCCCTGCGGGATGGGGCCTTTCTGGTAATCGTGATCTTGTTTCTATTTCTGGGGAATTTCCGTACGACACTGATCTCGCTAACCGCCATTCCGTTAGCGCTGATCTTTTCGATCTTCGTACTGGAATTCTTTGATATCACCATCAACACAATGACCTTGGGGGGGATGGCTATTGCCATTGGTGTGATCGTAGATGATGCCATTATTGATGTGGAGAATGTATTCAGGCGACTCAGGGAAAACTCAAAACTTCCGGAAACCAAGCAGAAATCGGACATCGATGTAGTATTTGAAGGCTCAAAGGAGATCCGTTCTTCTATTATCAATGCCACACTGATCATTATGATCGTATTCATTCCTTTGTTTTTCTTGAGTGGGATCGAAGGGCGCATGTTACAACCGCTGGGACTAGCCTATATCATATCCATCGGAGCGTCATTAGTAATTGCCATGACCGTTACACCGGCCATGTGTTACTATTTGCTTCCCAGTCAGGCCTCCAAAGGAAAACTGGAAGAAAGCTGGTTCACCAACAAGTTAAAATCAGGCTATGAACATGTGTTGAATGTAGTCCTTCGCATCAAGAAGACTGTTCTGGTTGGAACCTTGGTGCTGTTTCTTGGAACGTTAGTGGTGTTGCCATTTCTAGGAAGGTCATTCCTTCCAGAGTTTAATGAAGGCACGCTGGTGATCAGTGCAGTAACTATTCCGGGAACCTCATTGACTGAATCTAATGCTATCGGAAAGCGAATCGAGGAGATCCTGCTGGAACATCCGGCCATTGAATCAACCTCTCGACGTACCGGACGGGCTGAACTGGATGAGCATGCTCAAGGCGTGAA
The nucleotide sequence above comes from Gracilimonas sp.. Encoded proteins:
- a CDS encoding efflux RND transporter periplasmic adaptor subunit produces the protein MKQLILTIILGTSLAMMGCGGSGDESHSHGEDGDHTHEQTAQQAQENDSHSHDGEDAHSHGEDAQLEGAGVITQWTDKTELFMEYPELIVSQEATFAVHLTRLSDFQPISESEVQFVFSSERGNEGSLTETEVQIPGIYGPDVVFERAGRYDLTIIIQGMVDDTLQVNGIPVYASAGDVPATHDEEDPNLISFLKEQQWKIPFATQKVGRHTLSERVDAHGELQPVQSREVVVSAPFSGIILSSTNQSLPVEGQNIRKGTSLVQLNPAIQSADGENYAQQFINAQSQLSLAKKNLERSKRLYEKEAIPEVELERARIEYRQALTQFQTINEIAQIDTATVDTYGDSESSYRFEMKAPISGTVVESYVQPGKQVKAGEPLLKIVDMSKMWLSVHVPAAKRIAIQNPGAAVFYVQGNERMYEMNEVNGRLLSAGKQVDPETRTLSLIYEIDNPEGLHSGLFVTAEIDTDQKENVIAIPESALIEEEGNFVVYVHVAGESFEKRAITTGIRNRGWVEVTSGLEEGEHVVMTNAYQVKLASLSSEAPSHGHSH
- a CDS encoding efflux RND transporter permease subunit; this encodes MLDAIIRGSLRYRLVVLVSSVVILAAGIYIVDRMPVDVFPDLTAPTVTVMTEAHGMAPEEVERLVTIPVETSVNGATGVRRVRSSTSKGISIVWVEFDWGTDIFRARQIVNEKLQLVATGLPEEVPPPIMAPISSIMGEIMLVSVNSDEHSELEVRTAADWEIRRRLLAIPGVAQVIPIGGGQKQYQVRVSPDKLKQYNITLHQVLQAAEQANENFSGGFFREYSQEYTIRGIGRAYSVEDLEQSVITQRNNIPITIGDVANVEIAAAQKIGDASVDAEPAVIISIQKQPGANTLELTSRVDETLAQIESSLPDGFEINTHLFRQAEFIELAIDNVIEALRDGAFLVIVILFLFLGNFRTTLISLTAIPLALIFSIFVLEFFDITINTMTLGGMAIAIGVIVDDAIIDVENVFRRLRENSKLPETKQKSDIDVVFEGSKEIRSSIINATLIIMIVFIPLFFLSGIEGRMLQPLGLAYIISIGASLVIAMTVTPAMCYYLLPSQASKGKLEESWFTNKLKSGYEHVLNVVLRIKKTVLVGTLVLFLGTLVVLPFLGRSFLPEFNEGTLVISAVTIPGTSLTESNAIGKRIEEILLEHPAIESTSRRTGRAELDEHAQGVNASEIDAELDIPDGTSKEQVLAEIREDLSVVSGTNITIGQPIGHRIDHMLSGTRANIAVKIFGTDLFRLRALAEEVRGQMETVKGVVDLSVEQQQNVPQIQIRPDRRALARYGITIQQLAEMVDVAFAGEVVSQVLEGDKMFDLLVRFDEDHRGSIEAVQKATFNLEDGSIVPLAELASVTSRSGPNTISRENVQRKIVVSANVAGRDLRGTVDEIRANVSQNVSFPQSYFVEYGGQFESEAQATRTISLLSIIAIAAIYLLLYLEFGSLKTALLVMVNLPFALIGGIYTVLFTSGIISIASLVGFITLFGIATRNGILMVSHYQQLRKEGKEFIQAIRQGAMERLNPILMTALTAGLALIPLALAAGEPGNEIQSPMAQVILGGLLSSTLLNMVVIPALLAQFETQK